In Rickettsia endosymbiont of Gonocerus acuteangulatus, the following are encoded in one genomic region:
- a CDS encoding cytochrome c oxidase subunit 3: MNNSHPNTKSHLFHIVDPSPWPILTSFALLILVVGGVSFMHSYKFNHYILAFGVISVAYCLYSWWRDVIKEGMIDHSHTQPVRHGLRIGMALFILTEIMFFGVFFASFFKSSLSPVGLLDGVWVIKQGVWPPPNIKVFDPFDIPFINTLILLLSGTTFTWAHYALEEDNQKDCVTALGLTIILGIFFTCMQAYEYYHAAFKFTDGIYPSNFYLATGFHGAHVIIGTIFLIVCYFRARRGDFAIKNKGHLGFEFAAWYWHFVDVVWLFLFTFVYIFGS, translated from the coding sequence CTTGGCCTATTTTAACTTCATTTGCTTTGCTTATTTTAGTTGTTGGTGGTGTTTCATTTATGCATAGCTATAAATTTAACCATTACATACTAGCTTTTGGAGTTATTTCAGTAGCTTATTGCTTATATTCTTGGTGGAGAGACGTAATAAAAGAGGGGATGATAGATCATAGTCATACACAGCCTGTTAGGCATGGTTTAAGAATTGGGATGGCTTTATTTATTTTAACCGAAATAATGTTTTTTGGAGTATTTTTTGCATCTTTCTTTAAATCAAGTTTATCGCCTGTTGGTCTTTTAGATGGTGTATGGGTAATAAAACAAGGCGTATGGCCACCACCTAACATTAAAGTTTTTGATCCATTTGATATTCCTTTTATTAATACTTTAATATTACTTTTATCTGGTACTACTTTTACTTGGGCTCATTATGCTTTAGAAGAAGATAATCAAAAAGATTGTGTAACGGCTCTTGGTCTTACTATAATTCTTGGAATATTCTTCACTTGTATGCAAGCATATGAATATTACCATGCTGCTTTTAAATTTACTGATGGTATATATCCGTCTAATTTTTATTTAGCAACTGGCTTTCATGGTGCACATGTAATTATAGGTACTATATTTTTAATAGTATGCTATTTCAGGGCGAGAAGAGGTGACTTTGCTATTAAAAATAAAGGGCATTTAGGATTTGAATTTGCAGCATGGTACTGGCATTTTGTTGATGTAGTATGGTTATTTTTATTTACTTTTGTATATATATTTGGTAGTTAG
- a CDS encoding TrbC/VirB2 family protein produces MNLRKLNEELIDYNMSLRLLFMVLGLAIITMSIDSLATGSVGDPVGAALCNVILIFRGNTARGIAVVGIIVLGIQTLRGKLQWEVALVIVAAIIILFKAPDIVSMVSGSTINDTCGTTSVSS; encoded by the coding sequence ATGAATTTGCGTAAATTAAATGAAGAATTAATTGATTACAATATGTCGCTACGTCTATTATTTATGGTACTTGGTTTAGCTATTATAACAATGTCTATAGATAGTTTAGCTACAGGTAGCGTTGGTGATCCAGTAGGTGCGGCATTATGTAATGTAATTTTAATATTTAGAGGTAATACAGCAAGAGGTATTGCCGTTGTTGGTATAATCGTGTTAGGTATTCAAACACTTAGAGGAAAACTACAATGGGAAGTAGCTTTAGTTATAGTTGCGGCAATTATAATATTATTTAAAGCTCCAGACATAGTATCTATGGTATCAGGTAGTACTATTAATGATACTTGTGGCACTACCAGCGTTAGTTCGTAA
- a CDS encoding outer membrane protein assembly factor BamD has protein sequence MKLAKLLSALLCLGLILNGCKSKKSNDDLVTPISTLYNEGVTLLEKKKYKNAAEEFGKIFYQHPGNEFTPQAELMQAYSLFLATQYEEAVDVLDIFINLHPANVDIAYAYYLKALSYYMLISDVNHDQSRTFLAKDSFEDVITKFPNTKYAIDSSLKIDLVNDHLAGKELTIGRFYLKKKNPMAAINRFEEVVENYQTTSHCVEALYRLTESYMMLGLPDEAMKYASVLGHNYPDSKWYSYAYKLIKGYTR, from the coding sequence ATGAAATTAGCAAAACTATTAAGTGCCCTTTTATGCCTAGGGCTAATTCTAAACGGATGTAAAAGCAAAAAAAGTAACGATGATTTAGTTACTCCTATTTCTACTCTTTATAATGAGGGTGTTACTCTGCTTGAGAAAAAGAAGTATAAAAATGCTGCTGAAGAATTTGGAAAAATATTTTATCAGCATCCGGGTAATGAATTTACGCCGCAAGCAGAGCTAATGCAAGCATACTCATTATTCCTTGCTACTCAATATGAAGAGGCAGTTGATGTACTTGATATTTTCATTAATTTACATCCTGCAAATGTTGATATTGCTTATGCATATTACCTTAAAGCTCTTTCATATTATATGCTAATTTCTGATGTGAATCATGATCAATCCAGAACTTTCTTAGCTAAGGATAGTTTTGAAGATGTAATTACAAAATTCCCAAATACTAAATATGCTATTGATTCATCTTTAAAAATTGATTTAGTAAATGATCATTTGGCTGGTAAAGAGTTAACGATTGGTAGATTCTATTTAAAGAAAAAGAATCCAATGGCAGCAATTAATCGATTTGAAGAAGTAGTCGAAAATTATCAAACTACCTCTCATTGCGTAGAAGCTTTATATCGTTTGACAGAAAGCTATATGATGCTTGGATTACCGGATGAGGCAATGAAATATGCTTCGGTTCTTGGTCATAACTATCCAGATAGTAAATGGTATAGTTATGCTTACAAACTAATTAAAGGCTATACTCGATGA
- the tnpA gene encoding IS200/IS605 family transposase, translating into MSKYIHKSHNVMVLLYHMVFPAKYRRAVFDVSVDQVLREICLEIEKRYQIKFLEIGVDEDHVHFLVQSVPTYSVTKIVTTIKSVTARQIFRQCPQVKKQLWGGEFWTDGYFTSTVGKHGNENMIGKYVKNQGKEYQKLHEDHQLAFF; encoded by the coding sequence ATGAGCAAATATATACATAAAAGTCATAATGTTATGGTACTGCTGTATCACATGGTATTTCCAGCAAAATATCGCCGAGCAGTGTTTGACGTATCAGTTGATCAAGTATTACGAGAAATATGTTTAGAGATAGAAAAGAGATATCAAATAAAATTTTTAGAAATAGGGGTTGATGAAGATCATGTCCATTTTTTGGTACAATCTGTACCAACCTATAGCGTAACAAAAATAGTAACAACAATTAAAAGTGTTACAGCTCGTCAAATATTTAGACAGTGTCCACAGGTAAAGAAACAATTATGGGGTGGAGAATTTTGGACTGATGGATATTTTACGAGTACGGTAGGTAAGCATGGAAATGAGAATATGATAGGAAAATACGTAAAAAACCAAGGCAAGGAATATCAGAAACTGCATGAGGATCATCAGCTAGCTTTCTTCTAA
- a CDS encoding 2-oxoglutarate dehydrogenase E1 component: MEENLKKTGFLFGGNAVFIEELYKQYLENPASVDQTWQEFFAGVKDSNELLNKSTAKVIIKTAVTEESQTSENPASTTNNFNVGAMIKNYRKYAHYLAKLDPLGLEVTKTKEDLKLGIENFGFTADQLDKVIEHKFLDKTYSLGELVNFLDKTYVGSIGTEFEQVENEEEKNWLYSKLESGVISFSSEEKKNILNDLVEVEGFEQYLHTKFPGAKRFSVEGGDACIVAMNKAIDLSLHQGVEEIVIGMAHRGRLNTLTKVVGKPYRAVIAGFISGSVFPDELNVSGDVKYHLGYSSDRVIGDKKIHLSLADNPSHLEAVNPIIAGKVRAKQDILKDTKRSKVKAILVHGDAAFCGQGVVAESLSMSPLAAYNIGGVLHFVINNQLGFTANAADTRASRYSTEFAKIIAAPILHVNGDDIEAVLKATNIAVEYRQKFGKDVIVEIICYRKYGHNEGDEPMYTQGKMYNIIKSKLTPGNIYANELVKGGVIDNNYFAKLKEQFKAKLDKEYEQAKNYKQEAHFLGGLWQGISSTRTQAAVTGIDKKTLQNLGTKLCEMPKNFAVNPKLVKLFDARKAALTADQPIDWATAEQLAFASLLTSGTNIRLTGQDCGRGTFSHRHSVLHSQVDDTTYIPLNNLSKEQATYEVADSNLSEYAVLGFEYGYSLANPKNLVLWEAQFGDFANGAQIIFDQFISSSETKWLRMSGLVVLLPHGFEGQGPEHSSARLERFLQLAAEDNMYVTYPTTPASIFHLLRRQIIDNVRKPLIVMSPKSLLRHKNVVSKLDELGNNTTFSPVLDEVNKLEASNITKVILCSGKVYYDLFEMRGSNSNIAIIRLEQLYPFEKKVVVELLKKYNKASEFIWCQEEPMNMGAWRYITSHLNNALKEAGINNEFKYIGREESASPAVGSLQAHNKQQEEILKKALN, from the coding sequence ATGGAAGAAAATTTAAAAAAAACAGGTTTTTTATTCGGTGGGAACGCTGTTTTTATTGAAGAACTATATAAACAATATTTAGAAAATCCTGCTTCAGTTGATCAAACTTGGCAAGAGTTTTTTGCGGGCGTTAAGGATAGCAACGAGCTTCTTAATAAAAGTACCGCTAAAGTAATTATAAAAACAGCAGTTACAGAAGAGTCCCAAACTTCAGAAAATCCTGCATCCACCACAAATAATTTTAATGTCGGTGCGATGATAAAAAATTATCGTAAATATGCCCATTATCTTGCAAAACTAGACCCGCTAGGGCTTGAAGTTACTAAAACTAAAGAAGATTTAAAGCTTGGTATAGAGAATTTTGGTTTTACAGCTGATCAGCTTGATAAAGTAATAGAACATAAATTTTTAGACAAAACATATAGTCTAGGTGAGTTGGTTAATTTTCTTGATAAAACTTATGTAGGTTCTATTGGAACTGAATTTGAGCAGGTAGAAAACGAAGAGGAAAAAAATTGGTTATATTCTAAATTAGAATCAGGTGTTATTTCATTTTCCTCGGAAGAAAAGAAAAATATCCTAAATGACTTAGTGGAAGTAGAAGGATTTGAGCAATATCTACATACAAAATTCCCAGGGGCTAAGCGTTTCTCGGTAGAGGGCGGTGATGCTTGCATAGTTGCCATGAATAAGGCTATTGATTTATCTCTGCATCAAGGTGTGGAAGAGATCGTTATAGGAATGGCTCATCGTGGTAGATTAAACACGCTAACTAAAGTAGTCGGTAAACCTTACAGAGCCGTTATTGCAGGCTTTATAAGCGGAAGCGTATTCCCTGACGAGCTAAATGTTTCAGGTGACGTAAAATACCATTTAGGCTATTCATCGGACAGAGTCATAGGTGATAAGAAAATACATTTGTCGCTAGCTGATAACCCGTCACATTTAGAAGCTGTAAATCCAATAATTGCAGGTAAAGTAAGAGCAAAGCAGGACATACTTAAAGACACTAAACGCAGTAAAGTTAAAGCTATTTTAGTCCATGGTGATGCTGCTTTTTGTGGTCAAGGGGTTGTGGCAGAAAGCTTATCTATGTCACCACTAGCTGCTTATAATATTGGCGGAGTTCTACATTTCGTAATTAACAACCAGCTAGGTTTTACAGCTAATGCTGCAGATACCAGAGCCAGCAGATATTCTACGGAATTTGCAAAAATAATAGCAGCCCCGATTTTACATGTTAATGGCGATGATATAGAAGCAGTATTAAAAGCTACAAATATTGCAGTGGAATATAGGCAAAAATTTGGCAAAGATGTTATTGTGGAAATCATTTGCTACCGAAAATATGGGCATAATGAGGGTGATGAGCCGATGTATACACAAGGCAAAATGTATAACATCATCAAGAGTAAGCTAACACCTGGAAATATCTATGCAAATGAGCTAGTGAAAGGTGGCGTAATCGATAATAATTATTTTGCTAAATTAAAAGAACAGTTTAAAGCAAAACTTGATAAGGAATATGAGCAGGCTAAGAATTATAAACAAGAAGCTCATTTTTTAGGTGGTTTATGGCAAGGTATTAGCAGCACTCGCACGCAAGCAGCAGTAACAGGGATAGATAAAAAGACCTTACAAAATCTAGGGACTAAGCTATGCGAAATGCCGAAAAATTTTGCCGTTAATCCAAAATTGGTTAAATTATTTGATGCTCGAAAAGCTGCTTTAACAGCAGATCAGCCTATTGACTGGGCAACAGCTGAACAGCTCGCTTTTGCAAGCCTGCTTACATCCGGTACTAATATAAGATTAACAGGGCAAGACTGCGGACGTGGCACTTTCTCGCATCGTCATTCGGTGTTACATAGCCAAGTTGATGATACTACTTATATACCTCTAAATAATTTGTCCAAAGAGCAAGCAACATATGAAGTAGCAGATAGTAATTTATCTGAATATGCTGTGCTTGGTTTTGAATATGGTTATTCGCTAGCAAACCCAAAAAATCTAGTTTTATGGGAAGCTCAATTTGGTGATTTTGCTAACGGAGCTCAGATTATTTTTGATCAATTCATTTCAAGCAGTGAAACAAAATGGCTTCGTATGAGCGGGCTGGTAGTTTTATTACCACATGGTTTTGAGGGGCAAGGACCAGAGCATAGCTCAGCAAGACTTGAGAGATTCTTGCAGTTAGCAGCTGAGGATAATATGTATGTTACATATCCTACTACGCCTGCTTCAATTTTCCATCTGCTTCGTCGTCAAATAATTGATAACGTTAGAAAACCATTAATCGTGATGTCACCGAAATCCTTGTTGCGTCATAAGAATGTGGTTTCTAAACTTGATGAATTAGGTAATAATACTACTTTTTCGCCGGTTTTAGATGAAGTAAATAAACTAGAAGCAAGCAATATTACTAAAGTAATTTTATGTAGTGGTAAGGTGTATTATGATCTATTTGAAATGCGTGGCAGTAATAGTAATATAGCAATTATCAGGCTTGAACAATTATACCCATTTGAAAAAAAGGTTGTAGTAGAGCTGTTAAAAAAATATAATAAAGCAAGTGAATTTATTTGGTGTCAGGAAGAGCCAATGAATATGGGAGCTTGGAGATATATAACCTCTCACCTAAATAATGCTTTAAAAGAAGCGGGAATTAATAACGAATTCAAATATATAGGTAGAGAAGAATCAGCATCTCCAGCAGTTGGCTCATTACAAGCACATAATAAGCAGCAAGAAGAAATATTAAAAAAAGCGTTAAATTAA
- the odhB gene encoding 2-oxoglutarate dehydrogenase complex dihydrolipoyllysine-residue succinyltransferase gives MGVKIIVPSLGESVTEATIAKWYKKEGDAVKTDELLLEIETEKVTLEVNSPCNGTIGKIIKADGANVAVGEEIGDINEGEAVATNNNETAKPQAVSQPAPEKPAEKSAVANNTLAPSVQKLVTENKLDPNNIKGTGKDGRITKGDVLETMNAPAPATTTSSAKTNEERVQRVRMSRLRKTIAQRLKDSQNTAAILTTFNEIDMSKVIALRGKYKDEFEKKHGVKLGFMSFFVRATIEALKLIPSVNAEIDGDDLVYKNYYDIGVAVGTEQGLVVPVVRDADKMGFADIEKTIGGLAKKARDGKLSMADLSGGTFSISNGGVYGSLLSTPIINPPQSGILGLHKTEERVVAIDGKIEIRPMMYIALSYDHRIIDGKEAVSFLVKIKELIENPEKLLLNL, from the coding sequence ATGGGTGTTAAAATTATAGTACCGTCTCTCGGTGAATCGGTAACAGAAGCGACTATTGCCAAGTGGTATAAGAAAGAAGGCGATGCTGTTAAAACCGATGAGTTATTGTTAGAAATTGAAACCGAGAAAGTAACATTAGAAGTTAATTCTCCATGTAATGGTACTATAGGCAAAATAATAAAAGCTGATGGAGCAAATGTTGCGGTTGGTGAAGAAATAGGCGATATAAATGAGGGGGAAGCTGTAGCAACAAATAATAACGAAACAGCAAAGCCTCAAGCAGTTTCCCAGCCTGCTCCAGAAAAGCCAGCAGAAAAATCCGCAGTAGCTAATAATACTCTTGCTCCATCTGTACAAAAATTAGTTACTGAAAATAAGCTTGATCCAAATAATATAAAAGGAACAGGTAAAGACGGTAGAATTACCAAAGGCGATGTGTTGGAAACGATGAACGCTCCTGCTCCTGCCACTACTACTTCTTCAGCTAAAACTAATGAAGAAAGAGTGCAGCGTGTGCGTATGTCACGTTTGCGTAAAACCATAGCACAGCGTTTAAAAGATTCACAAAACACAGCTGCTATTTTGACTACCTTTAACGAAATAGATATGTCAAAAGTGATAGCTCTGCGTGGTAAGTATAAAGATGAGTTTGAAAAAAAACACGGCGTGAAACTTGGTTTTATGTCATTTTTTGTTAGAGCAACTATCGAAGCGTTAAAGCTTATTCCATCAGTAAATGCTGAGATAGATGGTGATGATTTAGTATATAAAAATTATTATGATATAGGTGTAGCTGTTGGAACTGAGCAAGGTCTTGTGGTACCAGTGGTTAGAGATGCTGACAAGATGGGATTTGCCGATATTGAAAAGACGATAGGGGGACTTGCTAAAAAAGCAAGAGATGGTAAGCTTTCTATGGCTGATTTATCAGGTGGTACATTCTCGATTTCTAATGGTGGTGTATATGGTTCGCTTTTATCTACTCCTATTATTAATCCGCCTCAATCTGGTATTTTAGGACTACATAAAACTGAGGAAAGAGTAGTGGCTATAGATGGTAAAATTGAAATACGTCCGATGATGTATATAGCTCTATCATACGATCACCGCATAATTGATGGAAAGGAAGCTGTTTCATTCTTAGTGAAAATTAAGGAGCTGATTGAAAATCCAGAGAAACTATTATTAAATTTGTAA
- a CDS encoding 6-carboxytetrahydropterin synthase produces MIKSTRRIEFDAGHRIIGHKNKCQYLHGHRYVLEITIAAKNTDELGMVVDFGLIKDLAKGWVDENFDHSLILHQDDKEIGQKIESHTGQKVYYLNNNPTAENIALHLKNEIFPKLFESQKFFVTSIKLFETPNCFVEV; encoded by the coding sequence ATGATAAAAAGTACTCGTCGTATTGAGTTCGATGCAGGGCATAGAATTATCGGTCATAAAAATAAATGTCAATATCTGCACGGTCATCGCTATGTTCTCGAAATAACTATAGCAGCAAAAAATACTGATGAACTTGGTATGGTAGTGGATTTTGGCTTGATTAAAGATTTAGCTAAAGGCTGGGTTGATGAAAATTTTGACCATAGCCTAATTTTGCATCAAGATGATAAAGAAATCGGGCAGAAAATTGAAAGTCATACAGGTCAAAAAGTATATTATTTAAATAATAATCCGACGGCAGAAAATATTGCTCTGCATTTAAAAAATGAGATTTTCCCTAAGCTTTTTGAAAGTCAAAAATTCTTTGTTACTAGCATAAAACTATTCGAGACACCTAATTGCTTTGTTGAGGTCTAA
- the cutA gene encoding divalent-cation tolerance protein CutA, translated as MQDYALVLTTTNDLQIAEKIASLLLESDLIACIQIDDVKSYFKWANKVALEKEYRIVIKAKSSNYKKIENKILEVHNYELPQIIKINIDCGLQKYLEWINQNSK; from the coding sequence ATGCAGGATTATGCCTTGGTCTTAACTACGACTAATGATTTACAAATTGCTGAAAAAATAGCCTCTCTATTATTAGAGTCAGATCTTATTGCTTGCATACAAATTGATGATGTGAAAAGTTACTTTAAATGGGCTAATAAAGTAGCTTTAGAAAAAGAATATAGAATTGTGATTAAAGCAAAATCTTCTAATTATAAAAAGATTGAAAATAAAATTCTTGAAGTTCATAATTATGAATTACCGCAAATAATAAAAATAAATATTGACTGCGGTCTTCAAAAATACTTAGAATGGATTAATCAAAATAGTAAGTAA
- a CDS encoding dicarboxylate/amino acid:cation symporter, with amino-acid sequence MKLWQKVTLGLIFGIIFGIYLPQYVDYIKLIGDIFLRLIKMIIAPLIFFSLVSGITSMNDTSALGRVGMKAVAAFLGTTFFATVFGLAVAAILKPGVGMHIDFSPSGSSKVERTSFNIIDFFVNIVPDNAVGAFANGDVLQVVFFAVFVGITLNKMKAAAKPITDLIHLMSKLVLKMISFVIQLSPYGAFALTAWIIGTQGIEVMISLSKLVIAVVVAMTFQYLVFGLLIYIFCRVSPIPFYKKSFEYQILAFSTSSSKATLSTTMQVCREKLGISESSTSFVLPIGASINMDGFAINLSLTTIFFAQMMGVTLAPHDYLVIILTSTLGSIGGAGIPGASLIMLPMVLSSVHLPIEGVAIIAGIDRILDMLRTTINITGDATITMLVDNSEGTLDKEVYLS; translated from the coding sequence ATGAAATTATGGCAAAAAGTTACCTTAGGTCTAATCTTCGGTATTATATTCGGTATTTACCTACCGCAATATGTTGATTATATTAAGCTAATCGGTGACATATTTTTACGTTTGATAAAAATGATCATTGCACCACTAATTTTCTTTAGCTTGGTTTCAGGTATTACTAGTATGAATGATACTTCTGCCTTAGGCAGGGTAGGCATGAAAGCGGTAGCAGCTTTTTTAGGGACTACGTTTTTTGCTACAGTTTTTGGTCTTGCTGTTGCGGCAATATTGAAACCTGGCGTAGGCATGCATATAGATTTTTCTCCTTCCGGCTCTAGCAAGGTTGAGAGAACATCGTTTAATATAATAGATTTCTTTGTAAATATAGTACCTGATAATGCTGTCGGTGCTTTTGCAAATGGTGATGTTTTGCAAGTAGTATTTTTTGCTGTCTTTGTTGGGATTACCTTAAATAAAATGAAAGCAGCAGCGAAACCTATTACTGATTTAATACATTTAATGTCGAAATTAGTACTAAAAATGATATCATTTGTTATTCAATTATCACCTTATGGTGCTTTTGCTCTAACAGCTTGGATTATAGGTACGCAAGGTATAGAAGTAATGATAAGCCTTTCAAAGCTTGTTATAGCGGTTGTTGTGGCGATGACATTCCAATATCTAGTATTTGGTTTACTTATATATATATTTTGTCGTGTATCCCCTATACCTTTTTACAAGAAAAGCTTTGAGTATCAGATACTTGCTTTTTCTACTTCAAGTAGCAAAGCAACTCTTTCAACTACTATGCAAGTTTGTCGTGAGAAACTTGGTATTTCGGAGTCTAGCACTTCTTTTGTGTTACCGATAGGTGCTTCAATTAATATGGATGGCTTTGCTATAAATTTATCGCTTACTACTATCTTTTTTGCTCAAATGATGGGAGTAACGCTTGCTCCGCATGATTATTTAGTAATTATTCTAACCTCAACTCTTGGCTCAATTGGCGGTGCTGGTATTCCAGGAGCTTCATTAATAATGCTACCTATGGTGCTTTCATCTGTACATTTACCGATTGAGGGTGTAGCAATTATTGCAGGTATTGACCGTATACTTGATATGCTTCGTACTACCATTAATATAACAGGTGATGCAACAATTACTATGCTTGTCGATAATAGCGAAGGGACATTAGATAAAGAGGTTTACTTATCGTAA
- the uvrB gene encoding excinuclease ABC subunit UvrB, whose translation MTNFSIISDYKPAGDQPKAIDEIIKGLNNKKRSQMLLGITGSGKTFTMANIIERTNRPTLIMAHNKTLAAQIYSEMKSIFPKNAVEYFVSYYDYYQPEAYIPKTDVFIEKDSSINEQIDLMRHSATRSLLERRDVIVVSSVSCIYGLGSPDLYYQMTVNLEPGKSYPRDKLLNDLVNLQYERNDIGFERGCFRVKGDSVDVFPSHYSDKAWRLSFFGNELEYIHEFDPLTGEKLAKLDKAIIYGNSHFVMPKETVNKAISEIEEELQKRIAFLKSQDKLLETQRINQRTQYDLEMLTETGSCKGVENYSRFFTGRKAGEPPPTLFEYLPKDALLFVDESHVSVPQIRAMYNGDRARKEVLVEHGFRLPSALDNRPLKFEEWDNFRPQTVFVSATPSLFELNETGGEVVELIIRPTGLLDPECIIKPATNQVEDLVGEIQSTIAKGFRVLVTTLTKKMAEDLTNYLQELKYKTSYLHSNVHTLERIEILRDLRQGTIDILVGINLLREGLDIPECGLVAILDADKEGFLRSEVSLIQTIGRAARNSEGRVILYADKMTKSIDKAISETMRRRTIQQEHNEKYGIIPKTINRTIHALAELEKVDSKLDKKQTHNLFENPAKLKAHIDKLRKEMLKAASNLEFEQAAKLRDQLKTLEEAALELS comes from the coding sequence ATGACTAACTTTTCTATCATATCAGATTATAAACCAGCGGGTGATCAGCCAAAAGCAATTGATGAAATTATCAAGGGCTTGAACAACAAAAAGCGTTCGCAGATGTTGCTGGGTATTACAGGCTCAGGTAAAACTTTTACTATGGCAAATATCATAGAAAGAACCAACCGACCGACGCTTATTATGGCACATAATAAAACACTAGCTGCACAAATTTATTCTGAAATGAAATCAATTTTTCCCAAGAATGCGGTTGAATATTTTGTGTCATATTACGACTATTATCAGCCGGAAGCTTATATTCCGAAAACTGATGTTTTTATAGAAAAAGACTCCTCTATTAACGAGCAGATTGATTTGATGCGACACTCAGCTACAAGATCACTATTAGAACGACGTGATGTTATAGTTGTGTCCTCGGTTTCTTGCATTTATGGTCTTGGCTCGCCGGATTTATACTATCAAATGACAGTTAATTTAGAACCTGGTAAAAGTTACCCTCGTGATAAGCTACTTAATGATCTAGTGAATTTGCAATATGAGCGTAATGATATTGGTTTTGAACGTGGTTGCTTTCGGGTTAAGGGGGATAGTGTTGATGTTTTTCCATCACACTATAGTGATAAGGCTTGGCGTTTATCATTTTTCGGTAATGAACTTGAGTATATTCACGAATTCGATCCACTAACTGGTGAAAAACTTGCCAAGCTTGATAAGGCTATAATATATGGTAATTCTCACTTCGTAATGCCAAAAGAGACAGTAAATAAAGCAATATCGGAAATTGAAGAAGAGTTGCAAAAACGTATCGCATTCTTAAAATCGCAAGATAAATTACTAGAAACACAAAGGATCAATCAACGCACTCAGTACGATCTGGAAATGCTAACCGAAACAGGCAGCTGTAAAGGTGTGGAAAATTACTCCCGCTTTTTCACAGGTCGTAAAGCTGGAGAGCCACCTCCCACTTTGTTTGAATATCTCCCAAAAGATGCGTTATTATTTGTTGATGAAAGCCACGTATCCGTACCGCAAATTAGAGCTATGTATAATGGTGATAGAGCAAGGAAAGAAGTGCTAGTAGAGCATGGATTTCGTTTGCCGTCAGCTCTTGATAACAGACCACTAAAATTTGAAGAATGGGATAATTTTAGACCACAAACTGTTTTCGTATCAGCAACGCCATCACTTTTTGAACTAAATGAAACCGGCGGCGAAGTTGTAGAGTTAATAATTAGACCTACGGGGCTACTTGATCCTGAATGCATTATTAAGCCTGCTACTAATCAAGTTGAGGATTTAGTGGGCGAAATTCAAAGCACGATTGCCAAAGGCTTCCGCGTATTAGTTACAACTCTTACCAAAAAAATGGCAGAAGATTTAACCAATTATTTGCAGGAACTTAAATATAAAACCTCTTATTTGCATTCTAACGTTCATACATTAGAGCGTATAGAAATATTAAGGGATTTAAGACAAGGAACAATTGATATTCTAGTTGGAATTAACTTGTTGCGTGAGGGATTAGATATTCCTGAATGCGGCTTAGTTGCCATACTTGATGCTGATAAAGAAGGGTTTTTGCGTTCGGAAGTATCGCTAATACAAACGATCGGTAGAGCTGCAAGAAATAGTGAGGGAAGAGTTATTCTATATGCCGATAAAATGACTAAATCCATCGACAAAGCTATTAGCGAAACAATGCGTAGACGGACAATTCAGCAAGAACATAACGAAAAATACGGCATAATTCCAAAAACCATCAACCGCACTATACATGCTTTAGCAGAGCTTGAGAAAGTCGATAGTAAGCTTGATAAAAAACAAACCCATAATTTATTTGAAAATCCAGCTAAGCTTAAAGCTCATATCGATAAACTAAGAAAAGAAATGCTTAAAGCTGCAAGCAATCTTGAATTTGAACAAGCAGCAAAGCTTCGTGATCAATTAAAAACTTTAGAAGAGGCAGCATTAGAATTGAGCTAA
- the grxC gene encoding glutaredoxin 3 yields the protein MNKAILHTIIIYTLAQCPYCLKAKELLNEKNVAYEEIEVSNFTDAEKNKLIQKAGGKKTVPQTFIDNMHIGGCDDLYDLDKEGRLDKLLEGQPKKN from the coding sequence ATGAATAAAGCTATATTACACACAATTATTATTTATACCCTAGCTCAATGTCCCTACTGCCTAAAAGCTAAAGAGTTACTTAATGAGAAAAATGTTGCTTATGAGGAAATTGAAGTTAGTAACTTTACTGATGCAGAAAAGAATAAACTAATTCAAAAAGCAGGTGGTAAAAAAACTGTACCGCAGACATTTATAGATAATATGCATATAGGTGGCTGTGATGATTTATACGATCTTGACAAAGAGGGAAGATTAGATAAGTTGCTAGAAGGACAGCCGAAGAAGAACTAA